The Rhopalosiphum maidis isolate BTI-1 chromosome 1, ASM367621v3, whole genome shotgun sequence genome has a segment encoding these proteins:
- the LOC113561032 gene encoding WD repeat-containing protein 18 isoform X2 gives MTSSETLEVAFVSDGTTGATVWDTTNGTMLKTYRHTASIGQNCMSLLGNDYLIAADKGPLIQTWPINSQERTHQVRMLCGGKINSLAASPDGLYIAVAISEKLQVWMACSGRLLTTVSRHFQPITIIKWSSDGSYLVTGGEDGLVCVWSLAKLVNTSQSSMPQIFLSGDQIDQSAPNYIFSDHSVRITGIYIGNCARCIRIFTTSVDKTCKIYDLSTGVMLLSIAFDIIPSSLTVDSVETAVYIGTTAGPIRSFDLTSPPRTRECYISDKESGIKFIGHAKAVTALSVSLFGDTLVSGSTDCTIRTWHVASRQCLRTIQLKEPVINMFLTLIPHQLTANELEPSIILKSFKKTEELENDHFVEVYCYNDLFEEENDTFGYREDTSIREELEKTKTINARIYEFALNSILKESESNLKEDIDISSFSMVDLEFDGEKNGLGDGDDTTEHSTTPKKKKRGRKKNFQSFLDGTTVFV, from the exons ATGACGTCCTCCGAGACGTTAGAGGTTGCATTCGTGTCGGACGGCACTACAGGGGCCACAGTATGGGACACAACCAACGGTACAATGTTGAAAACTTACAGACATACGGCGTCCATTGGACAAAATTGCATGAGCCTGTTGGGAAATGATTATCTTATTGCCGCTGACAAGGGACCGCTGATACAAACTTGGCCAATTAACAGCCAGGAACGAACACACCAGGTGCGCATGTTGTGTGGTGGGAAAATTAACTCACTGGCTGCAAGTCCTGATGGGCTGTACATTGCAGTGGCGATCAGTGAAAAACTACAAGTTTGGATG gcATGTTCAGGAAGATTGTTGACTACTGTAAGTCGCCATTTTCAACCAATCACTATTATTAAGTGGTCTTCGGATGGATCCTATTTAGTGActg gTGGTGAAGATGGCCTTGTTTGTGTATGGTCATTAGCCAAATTGGTCAATACATCTCAATCTTCCATGCCACAGATATTTTTATCTGGAGATCAAATTGATCAGTCAGCACCCAATTACATATTTTCGGATCATTCTGTAAGAATAACTGGAATATATATTGGCAATTGCGCAAGATGCATACGAATTTTTACTACTTCGGTTGACAAGACTTgcaag atttacgACCTCTCAACTGGTGTCATGCTATTATCAATTGCATTTGATATAATTCCTTCTAGCCTTACTGTTGATTCAGTAGAAACTGCTGTTTACATTGGTACTACTGCTGGTCCTATACGGTCCTTTGATCTTACATCTCCACCACGTACTCGTGAATGTTATATATCAGACAAAGAAAgtggtattaaatttattggtcACGCCAAAGCTGTAACTGCTTTAAGCGTGTCATTGTTTGGTGATACATTAGTATCTGGGTCTACAGATTGTACAATAAGAACATGGCATGTAGCAAGTCGTCAATGTTTACGCACTATTCAATTAAAAGAGCCTGTtattaacatgtttttaaCATTGATACCACATCAATTAACTGCAAATGAATTAGAAcccagtattatattaaagagttttaaaaaaacagaagAACTAGAAAATGATCATTTTGTTGAAGTATACTGTTATAATGATCTTTTTGAAGaagaaaatgatacttttgGATACAGAGAAGATACTAGTATACGTGAAGAAttggaaaaaacaaaaacgatcAATGCAAGAATTTATGAGTTTGCTCTTAACTCTATATTAAAAGAAAGTGAATCAAATCTAAAagag gaTATAGATATTAGTTCTTTTTCAATGGTTGATTTAGAATTTGATGGAGAAAAGAATGGATTAGGTGATGGTGATGATACAACTGAACATTCCACAActccaaaaaagaaaaaaagaggaagaaaaaaaa ATTTTCAATCATTCCTGGACGGTACTACGGTATTTGTCTAA
- the LOC113561032 gene encoding WD repeat-containing protein 18 isoform X1, which produces MTSSETLEVAFVSDGTTGATVWDTTNGTMLKTYRHTASIGQNCMSLLGNDYLIAADKGPLIQTWPINSQERTHQVRMLCGGKINSLAASPDGLYIAVAISEKLQVWMACSGRLLTTVSRHFQPITIIKWSSDGSYLVTGGEDGLVCVWSLAKLVNTSQSSMPQIFLSGDQIDQSAPNYIFSDHSVRITGIYIGNCARCIRIFTTSVDKTCKIYDLSTGVMLLSIAFDIIPSSLTVDSVETAVYIGTTAGPIRSFDLTSPPRTRECYISDKESGIKFIGHAKAVTALSVSLFGDTLVSGSTDCTIRTWHVASRQCLRTIQLKEPVINMFLTLIPHQLTANELEPSIILKSFKKTEELENDHFVEVYCYNDLFEEENDTFGYREDTSIREELEKTKTINARIYEFALNSILKESESNLKEDIDISSFSMVDLEFDGEKNGLGDGDDTTEHSTTPKKKKRGRKKSKKNVNDINLSNIYKYS; this is translated from the exons ATGACGTCCTCCGAGACGTTAGAGGTTGCATTCGTGTCGGACGGCACTACAGGGGCCACAGTATGGGACACAACCAACGGTACAATGTTGAAAACTTACAGACATACGGCGTCCATTGGACAAAATTGCATGAGCCTGTTGGGAAATGATTATCTTATTGCCGCTGACAAGGGACCGCTGATACAAACTTGGCCAATTAACAGCCAGGAACGAACACACCAGGTGCGCATGTTGTGTGGTGGGAAAATTAACTCACTGGCTGCAAGTCCTGATGGGCTGTACATTGCAGTGGCGATCAGTGAAAAACTACAAGTTTGGATG gcATGTTCAGGAAGATTGTTGACTACTGTAAGTCGCCATTTTCAACCAATCACTATTATTAAGTGGTCTTCGGATGGATCCTATTTAGTGActg gTGGTGAAGATGGCCTTGTTTGTGTATGGTCATTAGCCAAATTGGTCAATACATCTCAATCTTCCATGCCACAGATATTTTTATCTGGAGATCAAATTGATCAGTCAGCACCCAATTACATATTTTCGGATCATTCTGTAAGAATAACTGGAATATATATTGGCAATTGCGCAAGATGCATACGAATTTTTACTACTTCGGTTGACAAGACTTgcaag atttacgACCTCTCAACTGGTGTCATGCTATTATCAATTGCATTTGATATAATTCCTTCTAGCCTTACTGTTGATTCAGTAGAAACTGCTGTTTACATTGGTACTACTGCTGGTCCTATACGGTCCTTTGATCTTACATCTCCACCACGTACTCGTGAATGTTATATATCAGACAAAGAAAgtggtattaaatttattggtcACGCCAAAGCTGTAACTGCTTTAAGCGTGTCATTGTTTGGTGATACATTAGTATCTGGGTCTACAGATTGTACAATAAGAACATGGCATGTAGCAAGTCGTCAATGTTTACGCACTATTCAATTAAAAGAGCCTGTtattaacatgtttttaaCATTGATACCACATCAATTAACTGCAAATGAATTAGAAcccagtattatattaaagagttttaaaaaaacagaagAACTAGAAAATGATCATTTTGTTGAAGTATACTGTTATAATGATCTTTTTGAAGaagaaaatgatacttttgGATACAGAGAAGATACTAGTATACGTGAAGAAttggaaaaaacaaaaacgatcAATGCAAGAATTTATGAGTTTGCTCTTAACTCTATATTAAAAGAAAGTGAATCAAATCTAAAagag gaTATAGATATTAGTTCTTTTTCAATGGTTGATTTAGAATTTGATGGAGAAAAGAATGGATTAGGTGATGGTGATGATACAACTGAACATTCCACAActccaaaaaagaaaaaaagaggaagaaaaaaaagtaaaaaaaatgttaatgatataaatttaagtaatatttataagtattcataa
- the LOC113561031 gene encoding uncharacterized protein LOC113561031 has product MTKYNVNVVSSDMKGRLEFMMNIYNRLMMSDQEVASNKTTADYRSLNGYIKLMQCATNSKKYKKSNKSRSYRPTAANKNINITSAIQKNYKNYSSTSSISSRPTLSRSPSSVLFDFENNSASSCFEETKRLLWAGCKTVDDALDVNRDLPMWVQTVDSNNIVKQLLTSVDASRVDKGNVHTLVAVFINFSITMIDMFGMNVSVDQHWWKHSYKIMEQLINDINVHCRAKDPNVSLKVKGKNGDRMLNKALSTITQLKKIVPNDKHEVHVMQNPTTPLVPPVQQPTYQPPSPDYNTQPYVNYNYPNQNYMNSYNYQGPYQTPQINRPPYCPMQYRPPYQPPYQQYPNQVRMNQPQYYQYLQQPPNPWQNNYQKPPYPVHNAPFPPTQFVTNNPQPKPEAKLVEVKEDDEKKWLEAQKDAKKLVNNAINHNILATRSTDSIQSSQESEEGLISNVHPVYEKMSDRDSGAQIQDDTTDRMWNFLAREVDKKVRYKFQKMIREMQDIPKEEFSKEPELYETTYQNVVRIQLFEPIRCKMINKKYENVQAVVRDFRLVFSTFRHISQQSNDIKCKLMMDFMERHFNECLRKYFRGWNLDKYRSTVQE; this is encoded by the exons atgacaaaatacaatgtaaatgttGTTTCATCTGACATGAAAGGTCGATTGGAGTTTATGATGAATATTTACAATCGTCTAATGATGTCTGATCAAGAAGTTGCATCAAATAAAACTACTGCTGATTATCGTTCATTAAACggttatataaaactaatgcaATGTGCtacaaatagtaaaaaatataaaaaatctaataaaagtCGTTCATATCGCCCAACTgcagcaaataaaaatatcaacataacATCagctattcaaaaaaattataaaaactatagcaG TACATCATCTATATCATCTCGACCTACTTTAAGTCGTTCACCATCATctgtattatttgattttgaaaacaattcagCATCCAGTTGTTTTGAAGAAACTAAAAGATTATTATGGGCAGGTTGTAAGACAGTTGATGATGCTCTTGATGTGAATAGAGACTTGCCTATGTGGGTACAAACTGtagattcaaataatattgttaaacagTTGTTGACATCTGTGGATGCCAGCCGTGTTGATAAAGGTAATGTGCACACCCTGGTtgcagtatttattaatttcagtaTTACTATGATAGACATGTTTGGAATGAATGTTAGTGTAGACCAACATTGGTGGAAACACTCATACAAAATTATGGAACAGTTGATCAATGATATCAATGTACATTGTCGTGCTAAAGATCCGAATGTATCACTTAAAGTCAAAGGAAAAAATGGTGATAGAATGTTGAATAAGGCATTATCAACAATTACTCAGTTAAAAAAGATTGTGCCCAATGATAAACATGAGGTTCATGTAATGCAAAATCCAACAACGCCTCTTGTTCCACCAGTACAACAGCCTACGTACCAACCACCATCTCCAGACTACAACACGCAGCCATATGTAAATTACAACTACcccaatcaaaattatatgaacagttataattatcaaGGACCATATCAAACACCGCAAATAAATAGACCCCCATACTGTCCAATGCAGTACCGTCCTCCATATCAGCCCCCTTACCAACAATATCCAAATCAAGTACGAATGAATCAACCACAGTATTATCAATACCTCCAGCAGCCCCCAAATCCATGGCAAAACAATTATCAGAAACCACCATATCCAGTACATAATGCACCATTTCCACCAACTCAGTTTGTTACTAATAATCCACAGCCAAAACCAGAAGCCAAACTAGTTGAAGTGAAAGAAGATGATGAGAAAAAATGGCTAGAAGCACAAAAAGATGCAAAAAAGTTAGTGAACAATGCtattaaccataatattttggCAACTAGATCTACTGATAGTATACAGTCATCACAGGAGAGTGAAGAAGGGTTAATCAGTAATGTGCATCCagtatatgaaaaaatgtcaGATAGAGATAGTGGAGCTCAAATTCAAGATGATACAACAGATAGGATGTGGAATTTTTTAGCCAGAGAAGTAGATAAAAAAGTTCgatacaaatttcaaaagaTGATTAGAGAAATGCAAGATATACCCAAAGAAGAGTTTAGTAAAGAGCCAGAATTATAC gaGACTACTTATCAAAATGTAGTTAGGATACAATTATTTGAGCCAATCAGatgtaaaatgattaataagaaGTATGAAAATGTACAAGCAGTTGTTAGGGACTTTCGATTGGTCTTTAGTACATTTCGTCACATATCTCAg cagtctaatgatattaaatgtaaacttaTGATGGACTTTATGGAACGTCATTTTAATGAATGCCtcagaaaatattttcgtGGATGGAATTTAGACAAATACCGTAGTACCGTCCAGGAATGA